One window of Triticum dicoccoides isolate Atlit2015 ecotype Zavitan chromosome 5A, WEW_v2.0, whole genome shotgun sequence genomic DNA carries:
- the LOC119300296 gene encoding dipeptidyl aminopeptidase 4-like — protein MRSLDVAGAERSDQQNRKKPRRETEMPLAGSIVAGSSGDCGGIEESGGCLSMRVEDIVQHPLPGYGAPVALSFSPDDRRVAFLYSPDGTLHRKVFTFDPAKGRQELLFAPPDGGGLEESNLSAEERLRRERSRERGLGVTRYEWRARRSGGPSSRAGIVVPLPSGVYFQDLSGSEPVLKLQSSSTSPIIDPHLSPDGTMIAYVRDDELQCKTYNFGFDDGETKQLTYGARESGKVHGLAEYIAQEEMERKMGFWWSPDSKHLAFTEVDSSSIPLYRIMHQGKSSVGLDAQEDHAYPFAGAANVKVRLGVVSSGGGEVTWMDLLCGEPNGAHGDEEYLARVNWMHHNALAVQVLNRAHTKLKLLKFDIATGKREVLLEEEHDIWITLHDCFTPLDNGVSSKHPGGFIWASEKTGFRHLYLHDKNGECLGPITQGDWLVDQIAGVNESSGLIYFTGTLDGPLETNLYCTNLFPDWSLPLQAPKRLTRGTGRHSVILDHQLLRFIDVYDSVKSPPVILLCSLLDGSVIMPLYEQPLTVQPLKKFQQLSPEMVQFTGKDGTSFYGTLYLPDEKKYGPPPYKTLVNVYGGPSVQLVSDSWISTVDMRAQYLRSKGILVWKMDNRGSARRGLHFEGQLKYNIGRVDAEDQLAGTEWLIKQGLAKPGHIGLYGWSYGGFLSAMCLSRFSDTFCCAVSGAPVTAWDGYDTFYTEKYLGLPSEHSDAYEYGSIMHHVKNLRGKLLLIHGMIDENVHFRHTARLINSLMAERKSYEILLFPDERHMPRQLDDRIYMEERIWDFVERSL, from the exons ATGCGATCGCTTGACGTGGCGGGGGCGGAGAGGTCGGATCAGCAGAACCGCAAGAAGCCGCGCCGCGAGACGGAGATGCCCCTAGCCGGCTCCATCGTCGCCGGCAGCAGCGGTGACTGCGGAGGCATTGAGGAATCTGGTGGGTGTCTCAGCATGCGGGTGGAGGATATCGTGCAGCACCCCCTGCCTGGCTACGGGGCGCCGGTGGCGCTCAGCTTTAGCCCCGACGACCGGCGAGTGGCCTTCTTGTACAGCCCCGACGGCACGCTCCACCGCAAGGTGTTCACCTTCGACCCCGCCAAGGGCCGCCAGGAGCTGCTCTTCGCTCCCCCTGACGGCGGCGGGCTCGAGGAGAGCAATCTATCCGCCGAGGAGCGGCTACGCCGCGAGCGTTCCCGGGAGCGTGGCCTTGGGGTCACTCGGTACGAGTGGCGTGCCCGTCGCTCTGGCGGCCCCTCTTCTCGTGCGGGCATTGTCGTGCCTCTCCCTTCAGGG GTTTACTTTCAGGACCTGTCTGGCTCTGAACCAGTACTCAAGCTACAAAGTTCTTCCACATCACCAATTATTGACCCACATCTATCTCCAGATGGGACCATGATTGCATATGTCAGGGATGATGAACTGCAGTGCAAGACATATAACTTTGGTTTTGATGATGGTGAAACTAAGCAATTGACCTACGGTGCAAGAGAAAGTGGAAAG GTCCATGGACTTGCTGAGTATATTGCTCAG GAAGAGATGGAAAGGAAGATGGGATTCTGGTGGTCTCCTGATAGTAAACACCTtgcatttactgaagtagattcatCTTCCATTCCACTATACAGAATTATGCATCAGGGTAAAAGTTCTGTTGGTCTAGATGCTCAAGAAGATCATGCTTATCCATTTGCTGGAGCAGCTAATGTTAAAGTGCGACTTGGAGTTGTTTCTTCCGGTGGAGGAGAGGTAACTTGGATGGATCTCCTTTGCGGAGAACCAAATGGAGCACATGGTGATGAAGAATATCTAGCTAGGGTTAACTGGATGCATCATAATGCTCTTGCTGTTCAAGTTCTCAATAGAGCTCACACAAAACTTAAGCTACTTAAGTTTGATATTGCCACCGGTAAAAGGGAAGTCTTACTtgaagaagagcatgatatatggaTAACATTGCATGATTGTTTCACTCCTCTAGACAATGGAGTGAGTAGTAAACATCCAGGTGGGTTTATTTGGGCCAGTGAGAAGACAGGATTTAGACACTTGTATCTTCATGACAAGAATGGTGAGTGCTTAGGCCCTATCACGCAAGGTGACTGGTTGGTCGACCAAATTGCTGGTGTCAATGAGAGTTCTGGACTTATATATTTTACTGGAACACTGGATGGACCATTGGAGACAAATCTGTACTGCACCAACCTCTTTCCTGATTGGAGCCTTCCATTACAAGCCCCTAAGAGGTTGACTCGTGGAACTGGGCGGCATTCTGTAATTCTTGACCATCAGTTGCTAAGGTTTATTGATGTGTATGACTCAGTAAAATCACCACCTGTGATCCTGTTGTGTTCTTTGCTTGATGGAAGTGTAATAATGCCTCTGTATGAGCAGCCACTAACAGTTCAGCCACTTAAAAAGTTTCAGCAGCTGTCTCCAGAGATGGTCCAGTTTACAGGGAAGGATGGGACTTCATTTTATGGAACTCTCTATCTTCCCGATGAGAAGAAATATGGACCGCCTCCCTACAAAACACTTGTTAATGTTTATGGTGGTCCCAGTGTCCAGCTCGTTAGTGATTCATGGATTAGCACTGTTGACATGAGGGCTCAGTATCTGCGAAGTAAGGGAATATTAGTCTGGAAG ATGGACAACCGGGGATCTGCACGGCGAGGTTTGCATTTTGAGGGACAGCTTAAGTACAACATTGGTCGTGTCGATGCTGAGGATCAACTAGCTGGTACTGAGTGGTTAATAAAGCAAGGCCTTGCGAAGCCTGGACATATTGGTCTGTATGGCTGGAGTTACGGTGGTTTTCTCTCGGCGATGTGCCTATCAAGGTTTTCCGACACATTCTGCTGCGCTGTGTCTGGTGCCCCAGTGACTGCATGGGACGGGTACGATACCTTTTACACAGAGAAGTACCTGGGTCTGCCCTCAGAGCATAGTGATGCTTACGAGTACGGGTCAATCATGCACCATGTGAAGAATCTCAGGGGGAAGCTGCTCCTCATCCACGGGATGATTGACGAGAACGTGCATTTTAGGCACACGGCTAGGCTCATCAACAGTTTGATGGCGGAACGCAAGTCGTACGAGATCCTCCTCTTCCCTGACGAGAGGCACATGCCACGCCAGCTAGACGACCGGATCTATATGGAGGAGAGGATCTGGGATTTTGTGGAGAGAAGCCTATGA